The following is a genomic window from Sporocytophaga myxococcoides DSM 11118.
GTACCAGGTTACACAGGATCCGGGTATATTCAATACATTGGTGGAGACGCAACAGGAGTGCCTGGAAAAAGCCAGCTTACATATACATTCAGAGTTAAAGAAGCTGGTCGTCATAGTTTCAAGATGAGAGCTTTCAGAGAAAATTATCATGACAATGATGTATGGGTAAAATTCCCTCACGGAGGTGTTATTACAAAAATTGGCAATGACAGCACAGGTACTATGGGAAGCAATTGGTTTAAAGCAGTTATAGGCGCTAGAAATGAATGGTATGGTTTTGTCAAGACACAACATCTAGGAACTGCATGGGGTGAAACATTTCACGACATATATGTTGATTTTCCAGAGCCCGGAGTCTATACTGTTCAATTCTCAGGGAGAGCAAGCATGTTCAGAATTGATAGATTTATGCTTTATTATCAGAAAAGCAGTTTCTTTGGTATGAACCCGGACAATACAGAATCAGCAAAGGAAAACTGTCAACCTTATAATACCATGGGGCGCCTTTATCTTTCAAAACCATTATTGGATTATACAATAAGAAGTGGAGAAACCTGGACGTATACCATTCCTGAAAATACTTTTGAAGGAGGCACTAGTATTGGCTATTCATCTTTCTTAGGAAATATGTTTCCGCTTCCTTCCTGGCTGTCATTTGACCAGAAGACACGTACCTTCACAGCCAACCCCGCCTTTGAAAACGGTGGAAAATATACTGTACTTGTCAAGGCTGAAGATAACGGAACACATGCAGTTGATGCATTTACATTGAATGTTCTTGGTAACAGACCTCCTGAACATGCTTCCACTATTAGTGATACTACAGCCTTTACCGGTCAAAATTTCACCTATGATCTTTCACCCTATTTCTCTGATGCTGATGACAATACATTAAATTATTCAGCAAGATCAGGCTCAGGGGCTATACCATCATGGCTAAGCCTGGAAGGAAGTACTTTATCCGGAACGCCCTCCAATGCTGATATTGGTAACGATACCATTTATGTAACTATAAGTGATGACTTCGGAGGTTCATTAGTTGAAAGCTTTATTATCACTGTTAAATATGCAGTCGTTGAAAGCTTATATAAAAATAACTCTAGAAAGCTTTATATGTATCCTAACCCTGCAGATCAAATACTTAACATCAGAACAGAAGGAAATGGCAAAGGAAGCATGGCACTAATAGACAATATGGGAAAAATCATTTTCAAAACAGAAAATGTTGATCTTGAAAATGATATAATTCTGGATCTGGAATCTGCAAGCATTAAACCAGGAATATACACTTTGAAAATAAAATCAAACAATTCAACTTCTGAATATAATGGGCTTGTAGTTAAAAAATAAAAGTCCGAGGCCGCCATAAAAGGCGGCCTCTATTTTTCTTTATATTAATTCAAAATCTCCTGGCTTCCAGGAGCCGTTAAAGGCAGCCTCTAGAGGTGCATATATACTGAAATATGCAAACCATCCTTTTCCTGGAATTGTCTTGATCCATTGTTCTTCTTTACCTTCTAGAGGTCGTGGACCAAAGTATAGATCAATACCTGCCCCATCAGATATATCTTTTAACTCAAACATAGAACGAAGCGCAGCTTTACCTTGAGCTATTTGTATCTGGCTTCTTGTGTCTATATCATATATTGTAACTGACCAGAAGAGTTTTTCAGAAACTGGAAATGGAACGTGAAGTTTATAGGTTTTGCCTTAGTCTACATAATTACCATTAGTATCTTTTAAGCCTAACCAATATAAAGATCCTTGTCCTCCTTCTTGACTAGTCGGAGATGCTCCTATTAACGGATGAATGGTTCAATATTTTACTTCACAAATACCTTCAGCTTCATTTTCCTCATCTCCAACCCAATCGGATTTTTAAAAGCATTTAAACCAGCCATTAAAGCCTCGTTAAGTAAATTGCATTGCTTTCAAACATAGTATTTGGGGTAAGAAAATATTTTTAGGATGATATTTAATAACTGAAACTGAGTTTTATCCGTAATTCATCCAGAAATGCATATCCTTTACAAAAAAATATAGACTAACTCGGTACATGTGCAACAATCATTTTCAATTGTAAAAGGAAATTTGATCTGGAGATTATTTTTTCTAAATTTTTCGATAAAGTTTCAGAATGGAAATGCAACTCTTTTCAGGCTCTCATTTTTCATGGTAAAAAAATATATCAGTAAATAAAGTGGAGACCAGAACCCACTAAAAAAAACGGGGCGAAACCGAAAAGCCTTACTAGTAGGAAAAAGTAAAAGATTAAACTAATGAAATATTATCTTAAAGTTTTAAAAAATTATGCACTATTCAGTGGTAGAGCAAGGCGAAGTGAATATTGGTACTTTGTTTTATTTAACATTATTTTTTCTATAGGTATTGGAATTGTTTGTGGACTCATCAGTATACCTGAATTAAGTTACGTTTACTCAATAGCAGTTCTTATTCCTGGACTTGCTGTTGGAGTCAGAAGAATGCATGACGTTGGAAAGAGTGGTTGGTTTTTGCTTATCCCCTTCTATAACCTTATCCTTGCCGTTACAGAAGGCGAGATTGGTAGTAATCAATATGGTCCTTCCCCTAAAGAAGACACTGAATCTACCCAGACTGAAGTATATTAACTGGAGTATATTAAAAACTCCAAACTCTCTAATATTTATGCCATTTAGATTCTTTGAATATTACTATTCAGAGAATCTATGGATTTAGATGCATATAAAACTAAAAACCACTGCAATTTAAAATTACAGTGGTTTCATTTTAAGTAGCCCGTAGGGGAATCGAACCCCTGTTTCCAGGATGAAAACCTGGCGTCCTAACCCCTAGACGAACGGGCCAAAATATCTTTGACTTAGATTTCCTTTCTTTTTGCAATACGTTTTCAATATCGCTTTGCAGAAATGAAATTGCTAAAAACAAAAACCACCATAACTTTTATTACAGTGGTTTCATTTAAGTAGCCCGTAGGGGAATCGAACCCCTGTTTCCAGGATGAAAACCTGGCGTCCTAACCCCTAGACGAACGGGCCAAATATCTTTGGCGTAATTATTTTTTCTCTCTTTTCGTGAGACGTTTTCGTTAAACGTGGCGCAAAGATAACGGGACATTTTTAATTTGCAAAACATCAACCCAAAAAAGTTGTTTTTTTTTCATTCACTTAGATCCAAAAAAAAACAAGTCAATTATTATCAACGCTTTAACATATATTTTTTTTTCAATAAAAATCTTAAGGGCTATTTAGAACATTTTTCTCTAAACAATTTTTAATTCTGATTTACATATGCCGCCTTCGATCTTGCTTTTAGTTTCAACTTATTGTATTATTGTTCCTTGTTTTTAAACCCTAATTATCTAAATCAATATGGCTAAAATAAAAGTCGGTATTAATGGATTTGGTCGTATCGGCAGACTTGTGTTCCGCGCTGCAGTAAACAGACCGGATATTGAAATCGTTGGAATCAATGACCTGATAGATGTAGACTACATGGCTTATATGCTTAAGTATGACTCTACTCACGGAAGATTCGACGGAACTGCTGAAGCAAAAGATGGTAAACTTGTAGTTAACGGAAAAGCTATCAGAGTTACTGCAGAAAAAGATCCTGCAAACCTAAAGTGGGATGAGGTTGGTGCTGAATATGTTGTTGAATCAACGGGTTTATTCCTTACTCAGGATACTGCCGACAAGCATATTAAAGCCGGTGCTAAAAGAGTAATTCTTTCTGCTCCTGCAAAAGATGATACTCCTACTTTTGTAATGGGTGTTAATAACAAAACTTACAAGAAAGAAATGAGCATCATTTCTAACGCTTCTTGTACTACTAACTGTCTTGCTCCTATCGCTAAAGTACTTAACGATAAATTCGGTATCCTTGAAGGCCTTATGACTACAGTTCACGCAGCTACTGCTACTCAGAAAACTGTAGATGGTCCATCTGCTAAAGACTGGAGAGGTGGCCGTGGTGCTTACCAGAACATCATTCCTTCATCTACAGGTGCTGCTAAAGCTGTAGGTCTTGTAATTCCAGCTCTTAAAGGCAAACTTACAGGTATGGCATTCCGTGTTCCTACTCCTGATGTTTCTGTAGTTGACCTTACTTGCCGTCTTGAGAAAGGCGCTAAATATGAGGATATCAAAAAAGCAATGAAAGATGCTTCTGAAGGCGAACTTAAAGGTATCCTTGGTTACACAGAAGATGAGGTTGTTTCTAACGACTTCCTGGGTGATGCAAGAACATCTATCTTTGATGCTAAAGCTGGTATCTCATTAAATGATAACTTCGTGAAAGTAGTTAGCTGGTATGACAATGAGTGGGGTTATTCAAACAAACTTGTTGACCTTATAAGCTATATTGACACTGTTAAATAAGCTAACAATAATATTTGTTATACTAAAAATAAGCTCCTTTACAGGGGCTTATTTTTTTTTGCCTAAACGATTAAAGCAATTAACTTACTTTGAACAATTCTATCCCCATTAACAATTGTGAGCTTCTAAAATAATAAAAGTAAAAGAGGAATAAGAAACATAAAAAACCAACCTATATATACAAAGGTCTGCTTAAGCTGCAAAAAACTGATTCTACTTTTATATAAAACAAAAAACACAATACCAGAAACAATGAGAAATACAGGCATCAGGTCATATTGCTTCAACAATAAACTTATTGACCATTCTATAAGCACCCCAACTATAAAAGCATAAAACAAAGAAGTAATACTATGCTGTCTTAAATCAAAATGATATGTATTGGGATATAAAATTTTATAATTCACTAACACCAGGATATAAAGTAGTGGGAATATTAAAAAATTTATCCAGAACCACACTCCTTCCATTCCTGCAATTTTCAATGCAATAACTATGACTCCCAGATTCAAAATAGATAGAATACCAAAATAATAGTTTCTGTACTTCTTTTCTTTATCGGGACCACAATCACATTCCAGCGCCGCCTCTTTAGGTAATAAGATTACATATCGGTTATAGGCGATAATCTTGTAAAGGAAAATAAATATACTGAAAACGAAGGGGATCTTGATGATTGTATTTAAAAATCCAGTATTGCTGCAAATAGCTTTTTTAATACCGTAAGGCCCATACAGAACACCATCCGATGGATCCAGAAAGGCCATTTCATTCTTGAATCGGTCTTCGTCTATCAGCGATTTTAAATCAAGGGGAAGTTTGTAATAAGAAATACATTTATCCGCAGGAAACAATCCTGTAATGTTAATCAACTTGATAAGATTGATACATACCCGGCAATAGCCGTCAAATACGAGGATTTGTTCCCGGATCAAAAGCTTTATATTTCTGTTAGTTTACGAAATATAATCATCTATTTCCGCTTCAGGAAGCAACTCCGAAGAATCTTCTTCCTTATAAAAGCTTCTGATAGACTTATCAATCTCATTTTTCTGTCTTAGATGATGGCGGAAATGCATTTCAATAA
Proteins encoded in this region:
- a CDS encoding DUF805 domain-containing protein, with the translated sequence MKYYLKVLKNYALFSGRARRSEYWYFVLFNIIFSIGIGIVCGLISIPELSYVYSIAVLIPGLAVGVRRMHDVGKSGWFLLIPFYNLILAVTEGEIGSNQYGPSPKEDTESTQTEVY
- a CDS encoding putative Ig domain-containing protein, with product MKNNLLIKAILFYLIGLNLASAQVLDSCTFVQRDSIITIEMESANLNGGFWVVQNDVPGYTGSGYIQYIGGDATGVPGKSQLTYTFRVKEAGRHSFKMRAFRENYHDNDVWVKFPHGGVITKIGNDSTGTMGSNWFKAVIGARNEWYGFVKTQHLGTAWGETFHDIYVDFPEPGVYTVQFSGRASMFRIDRFMLYYQKSSFFGMNPDNTESAKENCQPYNTMGRLYLSKPLLDYTIRSGETWTYTIPENTFEGGTSIGYSSFLGNMFPLPSWLSFDQKTRTFTANPAFENGGKYTVLVKAEDNGTHAVDAFTLNVLGNRPPEHASTISDTTAFTGQNFTYDLSPYFSDADDNTLNYSARSGSGAIPSWLSLEGSTLSGTPSNADIGNDTIYVTISDDFGGSLVESFIITVKYAVVESLYKNNSRKLYMYPNPADQILNIRTEGNGKGSMALIDNMGKIIFKTENVDLENDIILDLESASIKPGIYTLKIKSNNSTSEYNGLVVKK
- the gap gene encoding type I glyceraldehyde-3-phosphate dehydrogenase encodes the protein MAKIKVGINGFGRIGRLVFRAAVNRPDIEIVGINDLIDVDYMAYMLKYDSTHGRFDGTAEAKDGKLVVNGKAIRVTAEKDPANLKWDEVGAEYVVESTGLFLTQDTADKHIKAGAKRVILSAPAKDDTPTFVMGVNNKTYKKEMSIISNASCTTNCLAPIAKVLNDKFGILEGLMTTVHAATATQKTVDGPSAKDWRGGRGAYQNIIPSSTGAAKAVGLVIPALKGKLTGMAFRVPTPDVSVVDLTCRLEKGAKYEDIKKAMKDASEGELKGILGYTEDEVVSNDFLGDARTSIFDAKAGISLNDNFVKVVSWYDNEWGYSNKLVDLISYIDTVK